The genomic DNA GACGCACTGCCTTACCGACGATCTCGTGGGCATCGCGGAAGGGAACGCCACGCCGTACCAGCGCATCGGCGAGATCCGTGGCCGTGGTAAATCCGCGGGCGGCCGCATCGCGCATCGCGTCGCGGCGGACTTCGATGGATTCCATCATGCCGCGATACACCACCAGGCTGTCGAGCACCGTATCGACACTGTCGAACAGCGGCTCCTTGTCCTCCTGGTTGTCCTTGTTGTATGCCAGGGGCTGGCCTTTCATCAGGGTCAGCAGTGCAACCCAATGTCCCTGTACGCGCGCACACTTGCCGCGCACCAGCTCCGGGACATCCGGATTCTTCTTCTGCGGCATGATGCTGGAACCGGTGCAGTAGGCATCACCAAGATCCACAAATCCGAACTGCGCCGAAGACCAGAGAATCAGCTCCTCAGAAAAGCGGGACAGGTGCATCATGATCAAGGCCGCGGCCGACACGAACTCAATCGCAAAGTCCCGGTCTGAAACCGCGTCCAGCGAGTTGGCAGCGGGTACATCGAAGCCGAGTTCCTTCGCCGTGAGCGCCCGATCGAGCGGATACGTCGTACCCGCAAGCGCGGCGGAGCCCAGCGGCATGATATTCACCCGACGGCGACAGTCGTGCATCCGCTCCGCGTCACGCTGCAGCATTTCAAACCAGGCCAGCATGTGGTGACCGAAGCTCACGGGTTGAGCCGGCTGAAGATGGGTATAACCCGGCATGAGGGTATCCACCTCGCGTTCGGCAAGATCAACCAGCACGGACTGCAGCGACTGTATCGCGACTACGATCTCGTCGATTGCCTCACGCAGGAACAGGCGAATGTCGGTGGCGACCTGGTCGTTCCGGGATCGTCCGGTATGGAGCTTCTTGCCCACATCCCCGACCCGGTCAATCAGTCGCGCCTCGATATTCATGTGGACGTCCTCGAGCTCGACGCTCCAGGCGAACTGTCCGGATTCGATCTCCCTTTCAATCTGCTGGAGGCCTTCGACGATCGCGCCCCTCTCCTTGGCGGTCAGCACAC from Acidiferrobacteraceae bacterium includes the following:
- the argH gene encoding argininosuccinate lyase; this translates as MDKKKPWGGRFDAPTDSLVEEFTASIGFDKRLYRYDIRGSIAHATMLAAVGVLTAKERGAIVEGLQQIEREIESGQFAWSVELEDVHMNIEARLIDRVGDVGKKLHTGRSRNDQVATDIRLFLREAIDEIVVAIQSLQSVLVDLAEREVDTLMPGYTHLQPAQPVSFGHHMLAWFEMLQRDAERMHDCRRRVNIMPLGSAALAGTTYPLDRALTAKELGFDVPAANSLDAVSDRDFAIEFVSAAALIMMHLSRFSEELILWSSAQFGFVDLGDAYCTGSSIMPQKKNPDVPELVRGKCARVQGHWVALLTLMKGQPLAYNKDNQEDKEPLFDSVDTVLDSLVVYRGMMESIEVRRDAMRDAAARGFTTATDLADALVRRGVPFRDAHEIVGKAVRLAIDAGCELADLGLDQLKSLSDAIDADLLKSLTLEGSVAARDHIGGTAPKQVRTAIVRARKLLAAG